A genome region from Marinobacter panjinensis includes the following:
- the traF gene encoding conjugal transfer protein TraF — protein MTENRLTKLSLAIGLSIATTSAMASPQAFMSARSFAMGGTGVAIAHPAAGASNPAMMAAEHHDWSDDFGLILPSVNARMADEEETIDQIDDIQDTIDRFQELDKTSSQAEAQRTAGELRQQLNNFDRDTVRIDAGLGIALAVPTDSISIGFFTNGNLRATVRGEFDERDDQYLEILETGTEAELLAADLDRDLQSRGSVLASAVTEIGISLATSIDLQNDSQLQIGVSPKYVQLRTYQYTQTVSGFEDDDFDSDENETDKSGFNLDVGAAYAFGSRNQWNAGVVVKNLIPMELDSAANRPTEEERTLELNPMVTAGIAHKGDFHVVTAEVDLTKKEAFGYEDDTQWLALGAEFDAFRYAQLRVGVRQNLASNDDNDGIEEDTQFTAGIGLSPFGARLDIGALVSDADLGAAIELGAAF, from the coding sequence ATGACCGAAAACCGTCTGACCAAGCTCTCCCTGGCCATCGGCCTTTCCATCGCCACCACCTCTGCCATGGCCAGCCCGCAAGCATTTATGTCCGCACGCTCCTTTGCCATGGGCGGAACGGGTGTCGCTATCGCTCACCCGGCGGCAGGCGCTTCCAACCCGGCGATGATGGCGGCAGAGCACCACGACTGGTCAGACGACTTCGGCCTGATTCTTCCTTCCGTCAACGCACGCATGGCCGACGAAGAAGAAACCATCGACCAGATCGATGATATCCAGGACACCATTGACCGCTTTCAGGAACTGGACAAGACCTCAAGCCAGGCAGAAGCCCAGCGAACCGCCGGTGAACTCAGGCAGCAGTTGAATAACTTTGACCGTGACACCGTCAGGATCGATGCCGGCCTGGGTATAGCTCTGGCGGTGCCGACAGATTCCATCTCCATCGGCTTCTTCACCAACGGCAACCTGCGGGCCACCGTACGTGGTGAATTTGACGAGCGTGATGATCAATATCTGGAGATTCTGGAGACAGGAACGGAGGCAGAACTGCTGGCTGCTGATCTGGACCGTGACCTGCAATCCCGGGGTAGCGTCCTGGCCTCCGCCGTTACGGAGATTGGCATTTCTCTCGCCACCTCGATTGACCTGCAGAATGACTCGCAGCTGCAAATCGGGGTTTCGCCAAAATACGTTCAGTTACGCACCTACCAATACACCCAGACAGTATCCGGCTTCGAAGACGATGACTTCGACAGCGACGAGAATGAAACCGACAAAAGCGGTTTCAACCTCGATGTCGGTGCCGCCTACGCCTTTGGCTCCCGCAACCAGTGGAACGCAGGTGTTGTGGTCAAGAACCTGATCCCCATGGAGCTGGACTCCGCAGCGAACCGCCCTACTGAAGAAGAGCGCACCCTGGAGCTGAACCCCATGGTGACGGCCGGCATCGCCCACAAAGGCGATTTCCACGTTGTAACGGCGGAAGTGGACCTTACCAAGAAAGAAGCGTTCGGTTACGAGGATGACACCCAGTGGCTTGCCCTCGGTGCTGAATTCGACGCCTTCCGTTACGCCCAGCTTCGTGTCGGCGTGCGCCAGAACCTGGCCAGCAACGACGACAACGACGGCATTGAGGAAGACACCCAGTTTACCGCAGGTATCGGCCTGTCTCCGTTCGGTGCCCGTCTGGACATCGGCGCGCTGGTCAGCGATGCGGACCTTGGCGCTGCGATTGAGCTTGGCGCCGCATTCTGA
- a CDS encoding acetyl-CoA C-acetyltransferase → MRDVVIVAAKRTAVGSFGGGLSSLRADQLGSAVIKALLEESGVAADQVNEVVLGQVLTAGCGQNPARQASINAGIPASVPAMTINKVCGSGLKAVHMAVQAIRCGDAELMIAGGQESMSQAPHVLPNSRNGQRMGNWNMVDTMISDGLWDAFNDYHMGVTAENIVEKYGISREEQDEFAAASQQKASAARDAGYFDSQIVPVTIPQRKGDPLIVDKDESPRAGVTAESLGKLRPAFRKDGTVTAGNASSLNDGAAAVIVCSADKAKELGLTPLATIRAHANAGVDPTIMGTGPIPASQRCLKLAGWSVDDLDLVEANEAFAAQAISVNRDLGWDAAKVNVNGGAIALGHPIGASGCRILVSLLHEMARRDAKKGLATLCIGGGMGVALAVER, encoded by the coding sequence ATGCGTGATGTTGTTATCGTAGCCGCCAAACGTACCGCCGTCGGCAGCTTTGGCGGCGGGCTTTCCAGCCTTCGCGCCGACCAGCTCGGCAGCGCCGTTATCAAGGCCCTGCTGGAAGAGTCCGGCGTTGCCGCCGACCAGGTCAACGAAGTGGTGCTGGGCCAGGTGCTGACAGCTGGCTGCGGCCAGAACCCGGCGCGCCAAGCTTCCATCAATGCAGGCATTCCCGCCTCGGTGCCAGCCATGACGATCAACAAGGTGTGCGGCTCCGGCCTCAAGGCCGTACATATGGCGGTTCAGGCCATCCGCTGTGGCGACGCCGAGCTGATGATCGCAGGCGGCCAGGAAAGCATGAGCCAGGCACCCCACGTGCTTCCCAATAGCCGCAACGGCCAGCGTATGGGTAACTGGAACATGGTGGACACCATGATTTCCGACGGCCTGTGGGACGCCTTCAATGACTATCACATGGGTGTGACCGCGGAAAACATCGTGGAAAAATACGGCATCAGCCGCGAAGAGCAGGACGAGTTTGCCGCGGCCTCCCAGCAAAAAGCCTCTGCCGCAAGGGATGCCGGTTATTTCGACAGCCAGATTGTTCCTGTCACCATTCCCCAGCGCAAGGGCGACCCGCTGATTGTGGACAAAGACGAGAGCCCCAGAGCGGGCGTTACCGCTGAAAGCCTGGGAAAACTACGGCCCGCGTTCAGGAAGGATGGAACCGTCACCGCCGGAAATGCGTCTTCCCTTAACGACGGCGCGGCCGCAGTGATTGTGTGCAGTGCTGACAAGGCAAAAGAGCTGGGGCTTACACCACTGGCGACCATCAGGGCCCACGCCAATGCGGGGGTTGACCCCACTATTATGGGCACCGGCCCGATTCCCGCCAGCCAGCGCTGCCTGAAACTGGCGGGCTGGTCGGTAGACGACCTGGACCTTGTCGAAGCCAACGAGGCATTTGCGGCCCAGGCCATTTCCGTTAACCGGGATCTTGGCTGGGACGCGGCAAAGGTCAATGTGAATGGCGGCGCCATTGCACTGGGCCACCCAATCGGAGCCTCCGGCTGCCGGATTCTGGTCAGCCTGCTACACGAAATGGCTCGCCGGGATGCCAAAAAGGGCCTGGCAACCCTGTGCATTGGCGGCGGCATGGGTGTAGCCCTGGCCGTTGAGCGCTGA
- a CDS encoding LPP20 family lipoprotein, translating into MTLRWILIPALMLTIVGCAPIGQNRESQQQTELDPITVRVSGFGTYEDVSKDRLNTRKRLLARRASQLDAYRNLAERVYGTVIYGSSTVNDFVLQNDMFRTYVDSYIRGAKMVAVNEHSDGVVETVMELKLEPRFRACVSRVSDREVQDLCPIPMPGDNDSIGDVQSRGVDSLYYLD; encoded by the coding sequence ATGACCCTGCGGTGGATACTGATACCTGCGCTGATGCTGACTATCGTCGGCTGCGCCCCGATTGGTCAGAATCGGGAGTCACAGCAACAGACCGAGCTGGACCCGATTACGGTTCGGGTCAGCGGCTTTGGTACCTATGAAGACGTGTCAAAAGACCGCCTGAATACCCGCAAGCGCCTGCTGGCCCGCCGGGCATCGCAGCTGGATGCGTACCGTAATCTCGCAGAGCGGGTTTATGGCACGGTAATCTACGGCAGCTCTACGGTGAATGACTTCGTGCTGCAGAACGATATGTTCCGCACCTACGTGGACAGCTACATCCGTGGCGCCAAGATGGTGGCGGTGAACGAGCACAGTGACGGCGTTGTGGAAACGGTGATGGAGTTGAAGCTGGAGCCCAGGTTCCGTGCCTGCGTGTCCCGGGTTTCCGACAGGGAAGTTCAGGACCTGTGCCCGATTCCCATGCCCGGGGACAATGACAGCATCGGTGATGTTCAGAGCCGGGGCGTGGACTCCCTTTACTATCTCGACTGA
- a CDS encoding flagella assembly protein FlgT, with the protein MKLAILVITALMLAANVQAVVLEGVGHATIYNDDVDSARQEAKKAALRDVSLQYEARISSRDTMENGVVTESRLQVASSSRARSVKVVDEYRRGDLMRVTVRADMSESGSCSAGEASGLRRRVAVTGFPMVYPDQARIGRIDDAGEILPQLLQADLRATGNLQVFGATTQRLFSDLLNAPTQQKFNNRLTNVIQVARELGVQFVVAGVIRDVGVSDPDAWGTSIIDRMQRGVGAANQNRRFVADLMIYDGFSGAPVYQERFATEARWDAGPGSSDGFGSAGFQETRYGQAVGGLMKDMTAAVNNALACQPFITRVTRVDGRKVTLDSGATAGLRPGDELKLYRSASFFDSPGATPELQDSGTTMTVNNVHPDFSNGRIPVSGGLINIQRDDVAIVW; encoded by the coding sequence ATGAAGCTGGCAATTCTGGTTATTACAGCGCTGATGCTTGCCGCCAATGTCCAGGCCGTCGTGCTTGAGGGCGTCGGGCATGCCACCATCTACAACGACGATGTGGATAGCGCCAGGCAGGAGGCCAAAAAGGCGGCTCTGCGGGATGTATCCCTGCAGTATGAGGCCAGAATCAGCAGCCGCGATACCATGGAAAACGGCGTAGTGACCGAATCCCGCCTGCAGGTGGCATCGTCATCGAGAGCCAGGTCAGTGAAGGTGGTCGACGAGTATCGTCGAGGCGATCTGATGCGGGTGACCGTTCGCGCCGATATGTCGGAAAGCGGAAGCTGCAGTGCGGGTGAGGCAAGTGGCCTGAGAAGACGTGTTGCGGTCACCGGCTTCCCGATGGTGTACCCGGATCAGGCGCGGATTGGCCGTATTGATGACGCCGGCGAGATCTTGCCGCAATTGTTGCAGGCGGACCTTCGGGCTACCGGCAATCTTCAGGTATTCGGTGCCACCACCCAGCGCCTGTTCAGCGACCTTCTCAACGCGCCAACCCAGCAGAAATTCAATAACCGTCTCACCAACGTGATCCAGGTGGCGCGGGAATTGGGAGTGCAGTTTGTGGTTGCCGGTGTGATCCGCGATGTGGGTGTGTCTGATCCTGATGCCTGGGGCACGTCCATCATCGACCGCATGCAAAGGGGGGTTGGTGCTGCGAACCAGAACCGGCGGTTTGTGGCGGACCTGATGATTTATGACGGATTCAGCGGAGCCCCTGTTTACCAGGAGCGATTCGCGACAGAGGCACGCTGGGATGCCGGCCCGGGCTCTTCCGACGGATTCGGATCGGCCGGATTCCAGGAAACCCGTTACGGCCAGGCCGTGGGCGGCCTGATGAAGGATATGACGGCTGCGGTGAACAATGCCCTGGCGTGCCAACCCTTTATTACCCGGGTAACCCGTGTGGACGGTCGCAAGGTGACTCTGGATTCGGGCGCCACTGCCGGGCTGAGGCCGGGGGACGAGCTGAAACTCTACCGCAGTGCCAGCTTCTTCGACTCACCGGGTGCCACACCAGAGCTGCAGGACAGCGGCACCACCATGACAGTGAACAACGTGCATCCGGATTTCAGCAACGGCAGGATTCCGGTCTCAGGAGGGTTGATCAATATCCAGCGGGATGATGTGGCCATCGTCTGGTAG
- a CDS encoding multifunctional CCA tRNA nucleotidyl transferase/2'3'-cyclic phosphodiesterase/2'nucleotidase/phosphatase: MKTYLVGGAVRDELLGLPVKDRDWVVTGATPDEMLQQGFKQVGADFPVFLHPDTREEYALARTERKQGRGYHGFTVYSAPDVTLEEDLRRRDLTINAMAKTTEGELVDPFGGREDVQARSLRHVSEAFAEDPLRILRTARFAARLQPLGFTVAEPTMALMRQMVKNGEVEHLVPERVWQEIQRALHENEPGTFFEVLRDCGALATIVPELDRDDALSVALSALRCVHNSEAETSPRFAALMSSLTPDEARNRAAQLKAPNDCQDLARLTTSLLPQIRAMTSYRAESLLEVLDEADVWRRADRFAELLQTLNCALPDTEQKKLGWLESAQHAATGVQAKDLMAQGYRGKDLGRAIRNERLRRISEL, encoded by the coding sequence ATGAAAACCTACCTGGTTGGCGGCGCAGTACGTGACGAACTTCTTGGCCTGCCGGTAAAAGACCGGGACTGGGTAGTCACCGGCGCGACGCCAGACGAGATGCTCCAGCAGGGTTTCAAGCAGGTGGGCGCTGATTTTCCGGTGTTCCTGCATCCGGATACCCGGGAAGAATACGCACTGGCACGAACCGAGCGGAAACAGGGGCGCGGCTATCACGGCTTTACCGTCTACAGCGCTCCGGACGTCACCCTGGAAGAGGACCTCAGGCGCCGGGACCTGACCATCAATGCCATGGCAAAGACCACCGAAGGCGAACTGGTAGACCCTTTCGGCGGCCGTGAGGACGTCCAGGCGCGCAGCCTGCGCCACGTGTCCGAAGCCTTTGCTGAAGACCCCTTGCGAATTCTCCGCACGGCACGTTTCGCGGCCCGGCTGCAGCCCCTGGGATTCACCGTGGCGGAACCCACCATGGCGCTGATGCGGCAGATGGTGAAAAACGGGGAAGTTGAACATCTGGTGCCGGAACGGGTCTGGCAGGAAATCCAGCGGGCACTGCATGAAAACGAACCCGGTACCTTCTTCGAAGTACTCCGGGATTGCGGTGCGCTGGCAACCATTGTTCCGGAACTGGACCGGGACGATGCCTTGTCAGTCGCACTATCTGCCCTGCGTTGTGTACACAACAGCGAAGCTGAAACCAGCCCCCGCTTCGCTGCGCTGATGTCGTCACTGACACCAGATGAGGCCCGCAACCGGGCTGCGCAACTGAAAGCCCCGAATGACTGCCAGGACCTGGCCCGGCTCACCACCAGCCTGCTGCCACAGATCCGCGCCATGACCAGCTACCGGGCAGAATCTCTGCTTGAGGTGCTGGATGAGGCCGATGTCTGGCGCCGTGCTGACCGGTTTGCCGAACTGCTACAGACACTGAACTGCGCCCTGCCCGACACCGAGCAGAAAAAACTGGGCTGGCTGGAATCGGCACAGCACGCAGCCACAGGTGTTCAGGCAAAGGACTTGATGGCGCAGGGTTACCGGGGAAAAGACCTGGGCCGGGCAATCCGAAACGAGCGGTTGCGGCGTATTTCCGAGCTCTAA
- a CDS encoding HesB/IscA family protein: MTAEVYTPTVAVTMTPTAVKHVRKQLDKRPEARGIRLAIKKSGCSGFKYETQWVEEAGTDDKVFHIDGVDLFVKEEHLPLVNGIEIDFVTEGVNSLFQFRNPNATAECGCGESFTVA, translated from the coding sequence ATGACAGCCGAAGTCTACACACCAACCGTAGCCGTCACCATGACGCCCACTGCGGTGAAACACGTTCGCAAACAACTGGACAAGCGGCCGGAAGCGAGAGGCATACGCCTGGCCATCAAGAAAAGCGGCTGTTCCGGCTTCAAATATGAAACCCAGTGGGTGGAAGAGGCCGGCACGGACGACAAGGTCTTCCACATTGACGGTGTGGATCTGTTCGTGAAGGAAGAGCACCTGCCGCTGGTGAATGGCATTGAGATTGATTTTGTGACAGAGGGAGTGAATTCCCTGTTCCAGTTCCGGAATCCGAATGCCACCGCTGAGTGCGGTTGTGGGGAGAGTTTTACGGTTGCCTGA
- a CDS encoding transporter substrate-binding domain-containing protein has translation MKELNNHYRPTVLALAAMVLLFAFSGYPSYGAAGESDAGTRVITTPSTTSEVSVVFGKDIIQQLYTSCGLTIRYLDAPAARAVMMAEKSQSDGELARIPMAVKENAPLIPLNTPIEEARLVPLFLDSKSAKAHSDLTDKRIGFLNGYRMIAAVLPEDATQVATSDTFQLVSLLKRKRIDVALTLEWDALAAKHHNPDMVIGNPLLESPIYHWVHESRENDIPCLSETLNDMKADGEIQRIIREGIESSSPK, from the coding sequence TTGAAGGAGCTCAATAATCATTACCGGCCGACGGTTCTGGCCTTGGCAGCAATGGTGCTGCTGTTTGCATTCAGCGGCTACCCGAGCTACGGCGCCGCTGGTGAATCGGATGCCGGCACCCGGGTCATAACGACCCCCTCGACCACTTCCGAGGTATCGGTCGTATTTGGCAAAGACATTATCCAGCAGCTTTATACCAGCTGCGGCCTCACCATTCGCTACCTGGATGCTCCCGCAGCCCGTGCCGTGATGATGGCAGAAAAAAGCCAGTCCGATGGTGAACTGGCGCGAATCCCCATGGCCGTTAAAGAAAATGCCCCGCTGATTCCACTGAATACCCCCATCGAAGAGGCACGACTGGTCCCCCTTTTCCTTGACAGCAAATCCGCCAAAGCCCACTCCGACCTGACCGATAAACGAATCGGGTTTCTCAATGGCTACCGGATGATTGCTGCCGTGTTGCCGGAAGATGCCACGCAGGTTGCCACCAGCGACACCTTTCAGCTGGTCAGTCTGCTTAAACGTAAACGGATTGATGTTGCGCTGACACTGGAGTGGGACGCGCTGGCCGCCAAACATCATAACCCGGACATGGTTATCGGTAATCCGCTACTGGAATCGCCCATCTACCACTGGGTCCACGAATCCCGGGAAAATGACATCCCCTGCCTTTCCGAAACACTCAACGACATGAAGGCCGACGGTGAGATTCAGCGAATAATCCGGGAAGGCATCGAATCGAGCTCACCAAAATAA
- the secB gene encoding protein-export chaperone SecB, with protein MAENEQAAAGNENQAQPQFALQRIYVKDLSFESPNSPTVFQEQWKPQVNLDLNTSHNKISDNQYEVVLSLTVTAKIDEKVAYIVEIQQAGVFLVKGIEGPQLGQMLGAYCPNILFPYAREAIDGVVSKGSFPALMLAPVNFDAIYAQALKRKQEEAGGETKEEQTH; from the coding sequence ATGGCTGAAAATGAGCAGGCCGCAGCAGGCAACGAAAACCAGGCGCAACCTCAGTTTGCGCTTCAGCGTATTTATGTGAAGGATCTGTCGTTTGAGTCTCCGAACTCGCCCACGGTTTTTCAGGAGCAGTGGAAGCCACAGGTCAATCTGGATCTGAACACCTCCCATAACAAGATCAGCGACAACCAGTATGAAGTGGTTCTGTCCCTGACGGTGACGGCGAAAATCGACGAAAAGGTTGCCTATATCGTCGAGATTCAGCAGGCCGGTGTGTTCCTGGTAAAAGGCATTGAAGGTCCGCAACTTGGCCAGATGCTGGGCGCCTACTGCCCCAATATCCTGTTTCCCTATGCGCGGGAAGCCATCGACGGGGTGGTCAGCAAGGGCAGCTTCCCGGCGCTGATGCTGGCACCGGTCAACTTCGATGCCATCTATGCCCAGGCGCTGAAGCGCAAGCAGGAAGAGGCGGGAGGCGAAACCAAGGAAGAGCAGACTCACTGA
- a CDS encoding rhodanese-like domain-containing protein yields MERVFEFAVNHYILVSLFVAFLLAILVLESRRGGAKISAQSAVNLINRDEAVVVDIRDRKDFNEGRITGAINIPLNSIKSRASELKKFKDKQIIVADKMGQHSAMAVKQLNAEGYTNVVRLDGGIADWKGSNLPLVKK; encoded by the coding sequence ATGGAAAGGGTGTTCGAATTCGCGGTTAACCATTACATACTGGTGTCTCTGTTTGTCGCTTTCCTGCTTGCCATTCTGGTGCTGGAATCCCGTCGTGGCGGTGCGAAAATATCGGCACAAAGTGCAGTAAACCTGATCAACCGCGATGAAGCTGTTGTCGTCGACATCCGTGACCGAAAGGATTTTAACGAGGGCCGGATTACCGGTGCAATCAATATTCCCCTCAATAGTATCAAAAGCCGTGCGTCGGAGCTGAAGAAGTTCAAGGATAAGCAGATTATCGTAGCCGACAAGATGGGCCAGCATTCCGCCATGGCCGTCAAGCAGCTGAACGCTGAAGGCTACACCAATGTGGTCCGTCTGGATGGTGGTATCGCCGACTGGAAAGGCAGCAACCTGCCGCTGGTGAAGAAGTAA
- a CDS encoding SufE family protein, with translation MTASEQDFLNNPLGKDTTLEDVVDGFEFLDDWEERYAFIIDLGKQLPAFPDDERREENYVHGCQSQVWLIHHYDEQSGKLYLLIDSDAIIVRGLAAIILVALNGKTPRDLLATDIDELFEQLDLFRHISPTRGNGLRAMVAKIRDIAAETAAA, from the coding sequence ATGACCGCCTCTGAACAGGACTTTCTGAACAACCCGCTGGGAAAAGACACCACCCTGGAAGACGTTGTGGATGGCTTCGAATTCCTGGACGACTGGGAAGAGCGCTACGCGTTTATCATTGACCTGGGCAAGCAACTACCGGCATTTCCGGATGACGAGCGCAGGGAAGAGAATTACGTGCACGGTTGCCAGAGCCAGGTCTGGCTGATTCATCACTATGATGAGCAAAGCGGGAAGTTGTACCTGTTGATCGATTCCGATGCCATCATTGTTCGCGGTCTTGCTGCCATCATCCTGGTGGCGCTGAACGGCAAGACGCCCAGGGATCTGCTGGCAACGGATATCGACGAACTGTTCGAGCAGCTGGACCTGTTCCGCCACATTTCCCCTACCCGGGGCAATGGGCTTCGGGCCATGGTAGCCAAGATCCGCGATATCGCGGCGGAAACCGCTGCAGCCTGA
- the sufT gene encoding putative Fe-S cluster assembly protein SufT, with protein MQEREVVLTKREVEARLVPTGTEIMIPSDTFVTITQSLGGSFTVAVNGNLARIEGHNADALGKKPLESSFDTPEDGTVNENQVWEAMKNCYDPEIPVNVVDLGLIYDCRIENGTEDGNHVYVLMTLTAAGCGMGPVITEDVKTKLEHVPNVDKVTVELTFDPPWNNDMLTDEAKLELGML; from the coding sequence ATGCAAGAACGGGAAGTGGTCCTGACCAAACGCGAAGTAGAGGCACGCCTGGTGCCCACCGGCACGGAAATCATGATTCCGTCGGACACCTTTGTGACCATCACGCAGTCACTGGGTGGCAGCTTTACCGTTGCTGTTAACGGCAATCTCGCGCGCATTGAGGGCCACAACGCCGATGCGCTGGGCAAGAAGCCCCTGGAAAGCAGCTTCGACACCCCCGAAGACGGCACTGTGAACGAAAACCAGGTCTGGGAAGCCATGAAAAACTGCTACGACCCGGAAATTCCGGTGAACGTGGTGGATCTGGGCCTGATTTACGACTGCAGGATCGAGAACGGCACCGAAGATGGCAACCATGTCTACGTTCTGATGACATTGACCGCTGCCGGTTGCGGCATGGGCCCGGTGATCACCGAAGACGTCAAAACCAAGCTCGAGCATGTGCCCAATGTCGACAAGGTGACTGTTGAACTCACCTTCGACCCGCCCTGGAACAACGACATGCTCACCGACGAAGCCAAGCTTGAACTGGGGATGCTCTGA
- the trmL gene encoding tRNA (uridine(34)/cytosine(34)/5-carboxymethylaminomethyluridine(34)-2'-O)-methyltransferase TrmL: protein MLNVVLFEPEIPPNTGNIIRLCANTGCRLHLIEPLGFTLEDKQMRRAGLDYSEYATVTVHPDFTTFLDSERPSRLFGLTTKGSRGYHEVTYQSGDYLMFGPETRGLPAGIRQALPQAHCLRVPMRPESRSLNLSNTVALVVYEAWRQLDFEGAQ, encoded by the coding sequence ATGCTGAACGTGGTGTTGTTTGAGCCTGAGATACCGCCGAATACCGGCAACATCATCAGGCTCTGTGCCAACACCGGCTGCCGTCTGCATCTGATTGAGCCCCTGGGTTTTACCCTGGAAGACAAGCAGATGCGGCGGGCTGGCCTGGATTATAGTGAGTATGCAACGGTCACAGTTCACCCCGACTTCACGACCTTTCTGGACAGCGAACGGCCTTCACGGCTGTTCGGGCTGACCACCAAGGGCTCCCGTGGATATCATGAAGTGACCTACCAGAGCGGTGATTACCTGATGTTCGGCCCTGAAACCCGGGGCCTGCCAGCAGGCATTCGCCAGGCGCTTCCGCAAGCACATTGCCTGAGAGTGCCGATGCGCCCGGAAAGCCGCAGCCTCAACCTTTCAAACACGGTTGCGCTGGTGGTCTATGAAGCATGGAGACAGCTTGATTTTGAAGGAGCTCAATAA
- a CDS encoding pteridine reductase — translation MASPTPVVLITGAAHRLGAHTASHLHQRGWNLVIHYRSREAEANRLRDDLNKIRPDSAVVIRADLAHPGDIDRLANKAIAAWGRLDGLVNNASVFYPNPTPEADADDWDTIMNTNLRAPFFLGQACLPALKECRGTIVNMIDIYSQRPLANHPLYCASKSGLASLTLSWAKDLAPEVRVNGVSPGAILWPEGEAAIDENYQQGILAKTPLARTGSPDDIAGAIAFFLCDAPFVTGQILAVDGGRSLNM, via the coding sequence ATGGCATCACCGACACCAGTCGTGCTCATCACCGGAGCGGCGCACCGCCTGGGCGCCCACACCGCCAGTCACCTCCACCAGCGCGGCTGGAACCTGGTGATCCATTACCGCTCGCGGGAAGCAGAAGCCAACAGGCTTCGCGACGACCTGAACAAAATCAGACCCGATTCGGCTGTCGTCATCCGGGCGGATCTCGCCCACCCTGGCGATATTGACCGTCTGGCAAACAAAGCAATCGCCGCCTGGGGGCGGCTTGATGGCCTGGTGAATAACGCCTCGGTGTTCTACCCCAACCCCACCCCGGAGGCCGATGCCGACGACTGGGACACCATCATGAACACCAACCTGCGCGCGCCCTTTTTCCTGGGCCAGGCCTGCCTGCCCGCCCTGAAAGAATGCCGGGGAACCATCGTTAACATGATCGATATCTACAGCCAGCGCCCGCTGGCTAACCATCCGCTGTACTGCGCCAGTAAATCCGGCCTGGCATCACTGACCCTGTCCTGGGCGAAAGACCTGGCACCGGAAGTACGGGTGAACGGCGTTTCCCCGGGTGCCATCCTCTGGCCAGAAGGTGAGGCTGCCATCGATGAAAACTATCAGCAGGGTATTCTGGCCAAAACACCCCTGGCCCGCACAGGTTCACCGGACGACATCGCCGGCGCCATTGCCTTTTTCCTGTGTGATGCACCTTTTGTGACCGGCCAGATCCTGGCGGTGGATGGCGGCCGCAGCCTTAATATGTAG